In one window of Chitinophagales bacterium DNA:
- a CDS encoding glutathione peroxidase, which yields MKRVFMASCLTLFAAAMLSFIAPPGTIHAFKIKSIDGKEIDFSKFKGKKILVVNTASMCGYTPQYKSLEALYKAHKDKLVIVGFPSDNFGGQEYQDDKEIASFCEKNFGVTFPLTTRVDVKGDKAIPIYKWLCNKSENGVLDADIKWNFNKFLLDENGKMIAYFPSRTAPDSEEIMKFLK from the coding sequence ATGAAAAGAGTATTTATGGCATCATGCCTCACCTTATTTGCAGCAGCTATGCTTTCATTCATTGCACCTCCCGGTACTATCCATGCTTTCAAGATCAAGTCCATTGATGGCAAGGAAATCGACTTTTCAAAATTCAAAGGCAAAAAAATTCTAGTCGTAAACACTGCCTCTATGTGCGGTTATACGCCTCAGTATAAATCACTGGAAGCTTTGTACAAAGCGCATAAAGACAAACTGGTAATTGTTGGTTTCCCCTCTGACAATTTTGGCGGACAGGAATACCAAGATGACAAAGAGATCGCCAGCTTCTGCGAAAAGAATTTTGGCGTAACCTTTCCTTTAACGACACGCGTAGATGTGAAGGGTGACAAAGCTATCCCCATTTACAAATGGTTGTGCAACAAATCCGAGAATGGCGTTTTAGATGCTGACATCAAGTGGAATTTTAATAAGTTCTTGTTAGATGAAAATGGTAAAATGATTGCCTATTTCCCAAGCAGAACCGCTCCCGATAGTGAAGAAATCATGAAGTTTTTAAAATAA
- a CDS encoding DUF2029 domain-containing protein, whose translation MLAFTKTLLKPGYIRLLWFCVPAIAAVIGITQGADFYNNFLIFKQVFWHTIDQKNLYLAYPNEYLDKNHYGPFFSLIIAPFAILPVPVGVFLWIMANIAILFFAIHQLPLSTWSKNAILLIALIEALTAIQNVQFNPMLTAWIVLAYVFTKRNHTLLATAFIVAGMLVKIYGIVGFAFIFFSNDYKKFITYSLMWSVVFFVAPMILADPEFIVQSYVDWYNSLVEKNEENLSTYLFTGMQDISFMGFVRRVSGLYTLPNWYFLIPAAILSLIPLLRFSQHAETSFQLTYLAQLLIGLVIFSSSAESPTYVIAVTGFAIWYVLQGPTPPLHIYLLLFLLLILTVFSPTDLFPRYIRENYVIKYSLKALPCMIAWLIISWQLITTNHRTKAYG comes from the coding sequence ATGCTCGCTTTTACTAAAACCCTGCTCAAGCCTGGTTATATCAGGCTATTGTGGTTTTGCGTTCCCGCAATTGCCGCAGTCATTGGTATTACCCAAGGGGCTGATTTCTACAACAACTTTCTCATTTTCAAACAGGTATTCTGGCACACCATTGATCAAAAAAATTTATACCTGGCTTACCCAAATGAGTATCTCGACAAAAACCATTACGGTCCGTTTTTCTCTTTAATCATCGCACCTTTTGCCATACTACCTGTTCCAGTGGGCGTTTTCCTATGGATAATGGCAAACATTGCTATTCTGTTTTTTGCAATCCATCAGCTACCACTTAGCACATGGAGTAAAAACGCCATCTTACTCATTGCACTAATTGAAGCATTAACAGCTATTCAAAATGTACAGTTCAACCCCATGCTTACTGCATGGATTGTATTGGCATATGTTTTTACCAAACGAAATCATACACTGCTTGCAACTGCATTTATTGTTGCCGGTATGCTTGTAAAAATCTATGGCATTGTTGGATTTGCCTTCATCTTCTTTAGTAATGACTATAAAAAGTTCATCACCTACAGTTTAATGTGGAGTGTGGTATTTTTTGTAGCACCCATGATTTTAGCCGATCCTGAATTTATAGTTCAGTCTTATGTAGACTGGTATAACTCTCTGGTAGAAAAAAATGAAGAAAACCTGAGCACATATCTCTTCACAGGTATGCAGGATATTTCATTCATGGGGTTTGTAAGAAGGGTGAGTGGACTTTATACTTTGCCCAATTGGTATTTTCTCATACCTGCTGCTATACTAAGCTTAATACCCCTCCTGCGATTTTCACAGCATGCCGAAACGAGCTTTCAGTTAACATATCTGGCACAACTACTGATAGGTCTGGTGATATTCAGCTCATCAGCAGAATCACCCACCTATGTGATTGCTGTAACAGGTTTTGCTATCTGGTATGTGTTACAAGGTCCTACTCCGCCATTACATATATACTTGTTGCTTTTCCTACTATTAATTCTGACTGTTTTCTCACCAACAGATCTGTTCCCCAGATATATCAGAGAAAACTATGTCATCAAATATTCGCTAAAAGCGTTGCCCTGTATGATTGCCTGGCTGATAATCAGCTGGCAGTTGATTACTACAAATCATCGTACTAAAGCTTATGGATAA
- a CDS encoding glycosyltransferase family 2 protein, with product MDKSLYLILPAHNESGNIFPIYEEICNALTETNYDFHILFVNDGSTDDTLEKIKSLANNDTRVRYISLSRNFGHQNAIKAGLDHADTSIVIMMDCDLQHPPHLINEMLACYEQGYDIVRTKRKEQQHEGYLKRKLSKQFYRLLSSISDIHVEEGSADFRLVSGKALEQLRMFDEFDLFYRGIIKWIGFKQISIEYTPSPRRFGETKYTFQRMVSFGLKGFTSFSTRPLYFAAYAGVFFACLSILYIPYILYSMYHGHVVEGWTSVLASIVFFGGLNLMILGLIGVYLSKVFLQIKNRPHYIVKETNI from the coding sequence ATGGATAAGTCTTTATACCTGATATTACCAGCGCATAATGAATCAGGAAATATATTCCCGATTTATGAAGAGATCTGTAATGCACTTACCGAAACAAACTATGACTTCCATATTCTTTTTGTGAATGACGGCAGTACAGATGATACCCTGGAGAAAATCAAATCGCTTGCAAACAACGACACCAGGGTTCGATACATTAGTTTATCCAGAAACTTCGGTCATCAGAATGCCATCAAAGCCGGGTTGGATCATGCAGATACCAGTATTGTTATTATGATGGATTGCGATTTACAACATCCGCCCCATCTGATCAATGAAATGCTCGCCTGCTATGAACAAGGATATGATATTGTAAGAACCAAAAGAAAGGAACAACAACACGAGGGCTATCTGAAAAGGAAATTATCTAAACAATTTTACCGATTACTGAGCAGCATATCGGATATACATGTTGAAGAAGGCTCAGCTGATTTCAGGTTGGTGTCTGGTAAAGCGCTGGAGCAACTCCGTATGTTTGATGAGTTTGATCTTTTCTACAGAGGCATTATTAAATGGATCGGATTTAAACAGATTTCAATTGAATACACACCCAGCCCTAGAAGATTCGGAGAAACCAAATACACCTTCCAACGCATGGTGAGCTTTGGCCTGAAAGGGTTTACTTCTTTTAGCACAAGACCTTTGTATTTTGCTGCTTATGCTGGTGTATTCTTTGCATGCCTTTCTATTTTATACATACCTTATATCCTGTATTCCATGTATCATGGGCATGTAGTTGAAGGCTGGACCTCTGTACTGGCAAGTATTGTGTTTTTTGGTGGATTAAACCTGATGATTTTGGGATTGATAGGCGTATACCTCTCTAAGGTTTTCCTGCAGATTAAAAACAGACCACACTATATTGTGAAAGAGACAAACATATGA
- a CDS encoding DUF3473 domain-containing protein, producing MRPVVLLSFDVEEFDMPIEYGNNIPLTLQMELGKKGLDALQPILQKPNITTTLFTTANFADHYPESIQALSVQHEIASHTYYHSKFETADLAASKHRLEAITGKPVTGLRMPRMKQVPVQDMIDAGYQYDASIHPTWLPGRYNNLHLPRTIFQDQGLLRVPASVSPFLRLPLFWLSFKNFPFAFYQKLAVQTLRKDGYLSLYYHPWEFTDVRNLGLPTYTIRHCSGLLLERLYKLIELLEKEAVFMTMQDYVHHNFSAH from the coding sequence ATGAGGCCTGTTGTTTTACTGAGTTTTGATGTAGAAGAATTTGATATGCCGATAGAATACGGCAACAATATTCCTTTAACGCTTCAAATGGAATTGGGTAAAAAAGGATTGGATGCTTTACAACCAATTTTACAAAAACCCAATATTACCACTACACTTTTCACCACAGCAAACTTTGCAGATCATTATCCGGAAAGTATCCAAGCTTTATCGGTACAGCATGAGATTGCTTCGCATACCTATTATCATAGCAAATTTGAAACTGCAGACTTAGCTGCTTCTAAGCATCGACTGGAAGCTATCACCGGCAAACCAGTAACCGGACTGAGAATGCCGCGCATGAAGCAGGTACCCGTTCAAGACATGATTGATGCAGGCTATCAATATGATGCATCTATTCACCCTACTTGGTTGCCAGGCAGGTATAATAACCTGCATTTACCAAGAACCATCTTCCAGGATCAGGGACTTTTGCGTGTTCCTGCATCTGTAAGTCCTTTCTTAAGACTACCCTTATTCTGGCTGAGCTTTAAAAACTTTCCTTTTGCCTTTTACCAAAAACTGGCTGTTCAAACACTACGTAAAGATGGCTATCTGAGCCTCTACTACCACCCTTGGGAGTTTACCGATGTCCGTAATCTGGGTTTACCCACTTATACAATACGCCATTGTTCAGGTTTGTTACTTGAAAGACTATACAAGCTGATAGAACTACTTGAAAAGGAAGCCGTATTCATGACCATGCAGGATTACGTTCATCATAATTTTTCTGCGCATTAA
- a CDS encoding M3 family oligoendopeptidase, with translation MELSAAIEKLPRHFLPKDFTVTTWEALEPWFKNLLERPISSVDELEQWLRDMSELEAVVSEDACWRQIRMTCDTTDKALEEAFNFFFMEIQPKLQPYADALNKKLIASPYTAELPQDKYFTYLRNVKKNIELYREANIPLQAELNVMQQQYGAIAGKMTIEVNGQEYTLQQAGKFLESHDRNLRETVYRKIQERRLQDKDAMHQLYSQLIEKRHQVAVNAGFANYRDYKFAEMGRFDYTKEDCFQFHEAVKLHVLPLIEKIYQKKKAKLGLDTLRPWDTEAEPEGIQPLKPFTDGKDLLNKSITCFESLHPFFANCLRKMDELKHFDLESRKGKAPGGYNCPLAESGAPFIFMNAAGQMSDVTTMVHEGGHAIHSFLSHNLELSAFKEYPTEIAEVASMAMELFSMNHWQAFFNNEADLQRAKEHQLERTITIFPWIAIIDKFQHWAYEHPTHTVEERTAAWMGILNEFSTNSIDYTGLEAFREIGWQRQLHLFEVPFYYIEYGIAQLGAIGLWMQYQQNPDQAIQNYVQALSLGGTKTLPELYAAAGVEFNLSPDYIKTLMEFTAAEMEKL, from the coding sequence ATGGAACTCAGTGCTGCAATTGAAAAACTGCCCCGCCATTTCTTGCCGAAAGATTTTACTGTTACTACTTGGGAAGCTTTGGAACCCTGGTTTAAAAACCTGTTGGAGCGTCCTATCAGTAGTGTAGATGAATTAGAGCAATGGCTGCGCGATATGAGTGAGCTGGAAGCTGTGGTGAGTGAGGATGCCTGCTGGCGTCAAATCCGCATGACTTGCGATACTACTGATAAAGCTCTGGAAGAAGCATTTAATTTCTTCTTCATGGAAATTCAGCCTAAGCTGCAACCTTATGCCGATGCGCTGAACAAAAAGCTGATAGCTTCACCCTATACCGCTGAATTGCCGCAGGATAAATATTTCACCTACTTACGTAACGTGAAGAAGAATATTGAACTCTATCGTGAGGCTAATATTCCATTGCAGGCCGAATTGAATGTAATGCAGCAGCAATATGGTGCCATTGCGGGTAAGATGACAATTGAGGTAAACGGACAAGAGTATACTTTACAACAAGCAGGTAAGTTTTTAGAGAGTCATGACCGAAACCTGCGCGAAACAGTCTATCGCAAAATTCAGGAACGCAGACTGCAGGATAAAGACGCCATGCACCAACTCTATTCTCAGCTCATTGAGAAAAGACATCAAGTGGCAGTGAACGCAGGCTTTGCAAACTATCGAGATTACAAGTTTGCAGAAATGGGTCGCTTCGATTATACCAAGGAAGATTGCTTCCAGTTTCACGAAGCAGTAAAACTGCATGTGCTTCCACTGATTGAAAAAATTTATCAGAAGAAAAAAGCCAAGCTTGGCCTTGATACACTGCGTCCTTGGGATACAGAAGCTGAGCCTGAAGGCATTCAGCCACTCAAGCCTTTTACAGATGGTAAAGATTTGCTGAATAAATCCATCACCTGCTTCGAATCATTGCATCCATTCTTCGCCAATTGCCTTCGCAAGATGGATGAACTCAAACATTTTGATTTGGAAAGCCGCAAAGGCAAAGCCCCCGGCGGTTACAACTGTCCACTTGCTGAAAGTGGTGCGCCATTCATTTTCATGAATGCAGCGGGACAAATGAGTGATGTTACCACCATGGTACACGAAGGTGGTCATGCCATTCATTCTTTCTTATCGCATAACCTGGAATTGAGTGCTTTCAAAGAGTACCCAACTGAGATTGCAGAAGTTGCCAGTATGGCGATGGAATTGTTTAGCATGAATCATTGGCAGGCTTTCTTCAATAATGAAGCAGATTTGCAACGTGCCAAAGAACATCAGTTAGAGCGCACCATCACCATCTTCCCATGGATTGCCATCATCGATAAATTCCAGCATTGGGCATATGAACATCCTACACATACTGTTGAAGAAAGAACGGCAGCTTGGATGGGCATCCTAAATGAGTTTTCTACCAATAGTATTGATTACACCGGCTTAGAAGCTTTCCGAGAAATAGGCTGGCAGCGTCAGTTGCATTTGTTTGAAGTGCCATTCTATTATATCGAATATGGTATTGCACAATTGGGTGCAATTGGTTTGTGGATGCAGTATCAACAAAATCCTGATCAAGCCATTCAAAACTATGTGCAAGCTTTATCATTAGGTGGTACGAAAACATTACCTGAACTGTATGCCGCTGCAGGTGTGGAATTCAATCTCTCTCCAGACTATATCAAAACATTGATGGAGTTTACCGCAGCAGAAATGGAGAAACTATAA
- the mutL gene encoding DNA mismatch repair endonuclease MutL has translation MPDIIQLLPDNLANQIAAGEVIQRPASAVKELLENAIDAGATEIKLIVADAGKALVQVIDNGKGMSMTDARMAFERHATSKIRAIEDLFHIRTMGFRGEALASIAAVAQVEMKTRQEHEQLGTYLEIENSKVTKQEPCAAPTGTSISMKNLFFNVPARRNFLKSNAAEMRHIMDEFIRVAMAFPKIIFSLTANGQQVYYLESGSLKQRILQLLGNQYNTKLVHVAEQTDYMNIQGFVGKPDTARKTRGEQYFFVNNRFIRSAYLNHAVNSAFEGLIAKDSFPTYVLFIELDPAQVDINVHPTKQEIKFEDEKIVYAFVQAAVKHALAQFSVAPSLDFSLNADIQQLDAVSKPFTETAQSQASSSDLYQTFTQKNQAHKIAPSREKGLGHWSSMLDQFKQPEEQWQQSSTEDLLYGKTKKQSIALKQDAPLLQLHNTYIIASAMNGFVLVHQQLAHERILYERYGTAHQQLMPTQKTLFPVTLELSTPDAVLLEDLLPEVNSLGYQIEYFGKDSFIIHGTPADILAGNEKHSIELLLEQYKHFSSDVKFSKREQLIRCMARQQAIKAGQSLSQQEMLQLVEDLLQCQTPNITPSGSPTYLEYKEDYLDNMFRK, from the coding sequence GTGCCGGATATTATTCAACTATTACCTGACAATTTAGCCAACCAGATAGCCGCTGGTGAAGTGATTCAAAGACCTGCCAGTGCAGTGAAGGAATTACTGGAAAATGCCATTGATGCAGGTGCTACAGAAATTAAACTCATTGTTGCAGATGCGGGTAAGGCATTGGTACAGGTGATAGATAATGGCAAGGGCATGAGTATGACGGATGCACGTATGGCATTTGAACGCCATGCAACCAGCAAGATCAGGGCGATTGAAGATTTGTTCCATATACGTACCATGGGTTTTCGCGGAGAAGCATTGGCTTCTATTGCGGCGGTGGCTCAGGTGGAAATGAAAACCAGACAGGAGCATGAGCAATTAGGCACTTATCTGGAAATTGAAAATAGTAAGGTTACCAAGCAAGAACCTTGTGCAGCGCCAACAGGTACCAGCATTAGTATGAAGAACTTGTTCTTCAATGTACCTGCCAGAAGAAATTTTCTGAAAAGTAATGCAGCTGAGATGCGCCATATCATGGATGAATTCATTCGCGTGGCGATGGCTTTTCCGAAGATTATCTTTTCGCTTACTGCAAACGGCCAACAAGTTTATTATCTGGAAAGCGGTAGTTTAAAACAACGCATCCTTCAATTGCTCGGCAATCAGTACAACACCAAACTGGTACATGTTGCTGAGCAAACAGATTATATGAATATTCAGGGTTTTGTGGGCAAGCCCGATACGGCTCGCAAAACCAGGGGTGAACAGTATTTCTTCGTGAACAACCGTTTCATCCGAAGCGCTTATCTCAACCATGCAGTAAACAGCGCTTTTGAAGGTTTGATTGCCAAAGACAGTTTTCCAACTTATGTATTATTTATTGAGTTAGATCCTGCACAGGTGGACATCAATGTACATCCAACCAAACAGGAAATCAAGTTTGAGGATGAGAAGATTGTCTATGCGTTTGTACAAGCAGCCGTGAAACATGCATTGGCACAATTTTCTGTTGCGCCTTCTTTAGATTTTTCGCTGAATGCTGATATTCAGCAATTGGATGCAGTTAGTAAACCATTTACAGAAACTGCGCAGTCACAGGCTTCTAGCTCAGACTTGTATCAAACCTTTACGCAAAAAAATCAGGCGCATAAAATTGCACCCAGCAGAGAAAAAGGATTGGGCCATTGGAGTTCTATGCTGGACCAATTCAAACAACCTGAAGAACAATGGCAACAAAGTTCAACGGAAGATTTGTTGTATGGCAAAACCAAAAAGCAATCCATTGCCTTAAAGCAGGATGCGCCCTTATTACAATTGCATAATACCTATATCATTGCCTCAGCGATGAATGGATTTGTGTTGGTTCATCAGCAATTGGCACATGAACGTATTTTATACGAACGCTATGGAACTGCACATCAGCAGCTTATGCCTACACAGAAAACCCTGTTTCCTGTTACGCTGGAATTAAGCACACCTGATGCGGTTTTACTGGAAGATTTATTGCCGGAAGTCAATAGCCTTGGATATCAAATTGAATACTTTGGTAAGGACAGTTTCATTATTCATGGTACACCAGCAGATATTTTGGCAGGCAATGAGAAACATTCGATTGAACTATTGCTAGAACAATACAAGCATTTCAGCAGTGATGTGAAATTCAGTAAACGTGAGCAATTGATTCGCTGTATGGCGCGGCAACAAGCCATTAAAGCCGGACAAAGCCTAAGCCAACAAGAAATGTTGCAATTGGTGGAAGATTTATTGCAATGTCAAACACCGAATATCACGCCTAGTGGCAGCCCAACATACCTGGAGTATAAGGAAGATTATCTGGATAATATGTTCCGCAAATAA
- a CDS encoding D-alanyl-D-alanine carboxypeptidase: protein MLFKHLYRCFLLIAIVVLFACNTTKKLQQTADKSIFNQPELAKAHIGISLYDPEKGAYLYNYQGDKYFVPASNTKIVTCYAAMKHLGDSIVGLQYIPTETGITAKFTGDPTLLHPDYKKHPVADFIKQHADELIVTLPEWKSEKYGSGWAWNDYDAAYMPERSAAPVYGNVVRFSKRGNNLITTPKLFKDSVSIFADLRSDNIRINRPQASNSFQVEKGSSRFTSTDIPFVTNDALSVALLEDSLGKTIQFLDSESIADTVWKKVYSQHTDSLLKPMMHRSDNFYAEQTLLMISQQMLGYMSDNKVIDSLLKTDFANLPQAPRWADGSGLSRYNLFTPQDFVQILAKMKQDFSWKRISSIFPTGGSGTLSGYYKDLNGKLYAKTGTLSGQVALSGFLETAKGKHLIFSVLVNNHQTSATIVRRAVEQFLLQVYQTQ, encoded by the coding sequence ATGTTATTTAAGCATCTGTATCGCTGCTTTTTGCTGATTGCAATAGTTGTATTGTTTGCCTGTAACACGACTAAAAAATTACAGCAGACTGCCGATAAAAGCATCTTTAATCAGCCCGAATTAGCCAAAGCACATATTGGTATTAGCTTGTATGATCCTGAAAAAGGCGCATATCTCTACAACTACCAGGGCGATAAATATTTTGTTCCCGCTAGCAATACCAAAATCGTTACCTGTTATGCTGCGATGAAGCATTTAGGTGATAGCATTGTTGGCTTGCAATACATTCCAACAGAAACGGGTATTACTGCAAAGTTCACTGGCGATCCAACTTTATTGCATCCTGATTACAAGAAACATCCCGTTGCGGATTTCATTAAGCAACATGCAGATGAGCTTATCGTCACTTTACCGGAATGGAAGTCAGAGAAGTACGGCAGTGGCTGGGCATGGAATGATTACGATGCAGCTTATATGCCAGAACGATCTGCTGCACCAGTCTATGGCAATGTGGTGCGTTTTAGCAAACGTGGAAATAACTTAATCACGACACCTAAACTATTCAAAGACTCTGTCAGCATCTTTGCTGATTTGCGCAGCGATAATATTCGCATCAATCGCCCACAGGCTTCCAATAGTTTTCAAGTAGAAAAGGGTAGTAGCCGTTTTACCAGTACAGATATACCATTTGTAACCAACGACGCTTTGTCAGTAGCATTGCTGGAAGACAGTTTGGGTAAGACTATTCAGTTTTTGGATTCAGAAAGTATTGCAGACACTGTTTGGAAGAAAGTCTACTCACAACATACAGATTCTTTACTCAAACCCATGATGCACAGAAGCGATAATTTCTATGCAGAACAAACCTTGTTGATGATTAGTCAGCAGATGCTGGGTTATATGAGCGACAATAAAGTGATTGATAGTTTATTGAAAACAGATTTCGCCAATCTGCCACAAGCACCCCGCTGGGCAGATGGTAGCGGACTCAGCAGATACAATCTCTTTACACCGCAAGACTTTGTACAGATACTTGCTAAGATGAAACAGGATTTCAGCTGGAAGCGTATCAGTTCAATCTTCCCAACAGGTGGCAGTGGTACTTTGAGCGGCTATTATAAAGACTTAAATGGGAAACTGTATGCGAAGACTGGTACTTTAAGCGGACAAGTAGCTTTAAGCGGGTTCTTAGAAACAGCTAAGGGAAAACATTTGATCTTCTCTGTACTCGTGAATAACCACCAAACATCTGCTACAATAGTAAGACGTGCGGTAGAGCAGTTTCTATTACAGGTGTATCAAACGCAGTAA
- a CDS encoding arginase family protein yields MSLQTIIDFLDPISIAHISLDEAYKPTQIGQHIIVYEEEFPDLQDADLILIGCTEMRGGASEVSQSNSPDKVRCEFYQLFHWHKDVKVADIGNIKTGATLLDTYAALREVLTELILLNKKVLILGGSHDVTMAQYGAYASLKRIIEVSCVDARMDMDTDSLLPADNFLMELFTSEPNFLRHYNHIGFQSYYVHPGMLETIDKLRFDCYRVGKVKEDIQEMEPCIRNSHMLTFDIAAIQHAHAPANRLTPNGFNGEEACTLMQFAGMSNHISTIGLYGYIAEWDEHELTAKQLAHMIWYLMDGIFRLKHEADMEDKSSFNEFTMAFAEVETTFIQSKKTGRWWMRMPDGAYIASNQRDYMIAAGNDIPERWLRAMERM; encoded by the coding sequence ATGTCGCTGCAAACCATTATCGATTTTTTAGATCCTATCAGTATTGCCCATATTAGTTTAGATGAAGCCTATAAGCCTACGCAGATAGGTCAGCACATAATTGTATATGAAGAGGAATTCCCAGATTTACAAGATGCAGACTTGATCCTGATTGGCTGTACAGAAATGCGTGGCGGTGCATCAGAAGTATCACAGTCGAATAGTCCCGATAAAGTACGCTGTGAATTCTACCAACTCTTCCATTGGCACAAGGATGTAAAAGTGGCCGATATTGGGAATATTAAAACCGGTGCAACCTTATTAGATACATACGCTGCACTCCGTGAAGTACTGACTGAATTAATCTTACTCAATAAAAAAGTATTGATTCTTGGCGGCTCACATGATGTAACCATGGCGCAGTATGGTGCCTATGCATCATTGAAGCGTATCATTGAAGTCAGCTGTGTGGATGCGCGCATGGATATGGATACAGACAGCTTGCTGCCTGCGGATAATTTCCTGATGGAGTTATTTACTTCAGAACCCAATTTCCTGCGTCATTATAACCATATCGGTTTTCAGAGTTATTATGTACATCCAGGTATGCTGGAAACCATTGATAAACTGCGCTTCGATTGCTATCGCGTAGGCAAGGTGAAGGAAGATATTCAGGAAATGGAGCCTTGTATTCGCAACAGCCATATGCTCACTTTCGATATTGCGGCGATACAACATGCACATGCACCTGCAAACCGTCTCACGCCCAATGGATTCAATGGAGAAGAAGCTTGTACGCTGATGCAATTTGCAGGTATGAGTAACCACATCAGCACCATTGGTCTGTATGGTTATATAGCAGAATGGGATGAACATGAACTTACAGCCAAGCAATTGGCACACATGATCTGGTACCTGATGGATGGCATCTTCCGCCTCAAACATGAAGCAGATATGGAAGATAAAAGCAGCTTTAACGAATTCACCATGGCATTTGCCGAAGTGGAAACCACATTTATACAAAGTAAAAAGACTGGCCGTTGGTGGATGCGTATGCCCGATGGTGCATATATCGCCAGCAACCAGCGCGATTATATGATTGCCGCCGGCAATGATATTCCGGAAAGATGGCTGCGTGCTATGGAGCGTATGTAA
- a CDS encoding response regulator transcription factor, with the protein MSSEKGNILLVEDEENLHEALKLNLELEGYTVTSAYDGAAALQAVAGEYFDLIILDVMLPELDGISVTETIRVKNSELPILILSAKSNSSDRVLGLKKGADDYLTKPFNLEELLLRVEKLIDKNKKLQEKESIGDTYQFGNNTIDFKAQEAIGITGETITLSKKEAQLLKLLIENKGEVVTREKILQIVWGYNVYPSTRTIDNFILSFRKYFETDSRNPRHFHSVRGVGYKYTD; encoded by the coding sequence ATGAGCAGTGAAAAAGGCAATATTCTGTTGGTGGAAGATGAGGAAAACCTGCATGAAGCCCTCAAACTCAATTTGGAGCTGGAAGGATATACCGTTACCTCCGCTTATGATGGTGCTGCAGCCCTACAGGCTGTTGCCGGCGAATATTTTGACCTCATCATTCTGGATGTGATGCTGCCCGAATTAGATGGTATTAGTGTTACAGAAACCATCCGGGTTAAAAACAGTGAACTGCCTATTCTCATACTCAGTGCAAAAAGCAATAGCTCAGATCGTGTGCTCGGACTGAAAAAAGGTGCGGATGATTACCTCACCAAGCCTTTCAACCTGGAAGAACTTTTGCTGCGCGTAGAAAAACTGATTGATAAGAATAAGAAACTACAGGAAAAAGAGAGTATCGGTGATACTTATCAGTTCGGTAACAATACAATTGATTTCAAAGCACAGGAAGCCATCGGTATCACCGGTGAAACCATTACACTGAGCAAGAAAGAAGCACAGTTACTTAAACTGCTGATTGAAAATAAAGGAGAGGTTGTAACACGTGAGAAGATTCTGCAGATTGTTTGGGGCTATAATGTCTATCCTTCTACCCGTACTATTGATAACTTCATCTTGAGTTTCCGGAAATATTTTGAAACCGATAGCCGCAATCCACGTCATTTCCACTCTGTACGTGGTGTTGGCTATAAGTACACAGATTAA